ACATGGCCACCGCATCCTGGCCGATGGTATCATGCTTGTCCAGCATGAAAGCCAGGCGCAGCTTGGTGCCCACACCGTCCGTGCCGGATACCAGCACAGGCTCCTTGTAATTTGCCGCCTGCAGGGCAAAAAGCCCGCCAAAGCCGCCCAAATCCCCCAACACCTCAGGACGATAGGTGGCCTTCACGCTGTCTTTGATAAGCTGTACGCTGCGGTTACCAGCATCAATATCCACGCCTGCATCTTTATATGTAAGTTTCTCAGTCATTGGCAATCAAAAACTCCTCTAATGCTCAAGTTTCAGCTATCCACGAAAAATCGTCATCCTCAGCACTTGGGATGCTCAAAGACATATTTGCTGTTGCCAGCGGGCTTTTCCCCATCTTCAATGGGATAAGCCTTGTTGAAGCAGGCATAGCACATATCCTCAGGATGCACATCCATCATGCACTTCTTCAACCCCTCCAGGGAAAGGAAATGCAGGGAATCGGCGCCAATGAACTGGCGGATCTCCTCCACGCTCTTGGTGGCGGCGATGAGTTCCTTGCGAATGGAAGTATCTATGCCATAGTAACAGGGATAACCAATGGGAGGACTGGAAACGCACATGTGCACTTCTTTTGCTCCCGCATCCTTCAGCATTTTCACGATCTTGCCGCTGGTGGTGCCGCGCACGATGCTGTCGTCCACCATGATGACGGACTTGCCCTTCACAGCAGCGCTGATGGCGTTGAGCTTCAGCTTCACTGCCGTATCGCGCTTCTTCTGGGTGGGCTGGATAAAGGTGCGGCCGATATAGCGGTTCTTGATGAGCCCTTCCATGAAGGGAATGCCTGACTCGTAGGCAAAGCCCGTGGCAGCCGTGGTGCCGGAATCGGGCACGGAGATGACCACATCACCCTTGAAACCGGACTCCCTGGCCAGCTGCCTGCCCATCATGAAACGGGCTTCGTGTACGCTCTGGCCGTCAATGACAGAATCAGGACGGGCAAAGTAGATGTATTCAAAAACGCAGGACGCTTTCTTCTCCTCGGTGGCAAAGGGGAAGGATTTCACCCCTTCATCATCGATTACCACCATCTCTCCGGGCAGGATATCGCGGATAAACTCCGCCCCCACCACGTCCAGACCGCAGCTCTCGGAAGAGAGGATATAGCTGCCTTCCTCGGTCTTGCCCAGGCAAAGAGGACGGAAGCCCTGAGGGTCACGAGCCCCGATGAGCTTGGATTCCGTCATGATGGTAAGGCAGTAAGCCCCCTTGATCTGCTTGAGGCTCTCGATGATCTTTTCCTCAATGGTCTCCTGACGGGAGCGGGCAATGAGATTCACAAAGACCTCGGAATCAATGGAAGTCTGAAAAATGGTGCCCTGCTCCTCCAGATCAGCCCGGATAGCAGCAGCATTGGTCAGGTTGCCGTTATGAGCCAGGGCAATCTTGCCTCTGGCGTAATTCACCAGCAAAGGCTGGGTGTTGGCCAGCAGGCTGGAGCCCGTGGTGGAATAACGGACATGGCCAATGGCAATGGTCTGATTCTCCATGTGGGGAACCTGATGGCGGAAAACTTCGTTCACCAGGCCCATGCCACGGGAAACATCCATCCAGGCACCATCCGTAATGGCAATGCCGGCACTTTCCTGGCCGCGGTGCTGCAGGGCATACAGACCAAGATAGGTCATGGTAGATACGTCTTCTGTGCGTGAATAAACGCCGTAGACACCGCATTCCTCATGCCACTGGGGTTTTAATGCGCAGTCATTTTCATACATGTTCTACAGTTCTCTCTTTCAAATAATACAAAAACAGTCCGCCAGCGCGCAGCTTAAAGCTGTGCAGCTACACGGGCTGCCTTCTTCTCTACACCTTGTACCATTTCCTCGCGATAATCAGCCAGCTTCTGCTGGAGGGCGGCATCAGCCACAGAAAAAATCTCCACTGCCAGGATAGCTGCATTCTTGGCGCCATTGACTGCCATAGTCGCTACCGGCACGCCAGAGGGCATCTGCACAGTGGAAAGCAGGGCATCCATGCCGTTCAGAGGAGTAGCATTGATGGGCACACCAATAACAGGCCTGGTGGTATAGCTTGCCACCACTCCGGCCAGATGGGCAGCCGCTCCTGCCGCCACAATGAACACACCTACGCCGTCCTCGACAGCCTTGGTGACGAAATTGCGGACCTTGTCCGGGGTGCGGTGGGCAGATGCTACTTCCACCACGGGCTCAATGCCAAACTGCTTCAGAACCTCTACTGCAGGCTTCAGGATTGGCCAGTCGGAATCACTGCCCATCAGAATAGCTGTCTTCACTTCGCTCCGCCTCCTTCAATATATGCACATACCGCAGGACCGGGTGCCCCGGTCCCACAGTCATTCTCTCAAGTTTCTCAGTTGAAATCCTTGCCAGTCAGCATCTTATAGGCTTCCTTGTACTTGGCAATAGTTTTGTCAATGATGTCCTGGGGAAGCTTATAGCCCTTGTCAGGATTAGCCTTCAGCCAGTCACGAACGAACTGCTTGTCATAGGAAGGCTGTCCATGGCCTGCTTCATAGCCTTCAAGAGGCCAGAAACGGGAGCTGTCGGGAGTCAGCATCTCGTCACCAATGACGATGTTGCCCTCCTCGTCCACGCCGAACTCAAACTTGGTATCAGCGATGATGATGCCCTTGGACTTGGCGTACTCGGCGCACTTCTTGTAGATGGCAATGGTGTAGTCGCGGATTTTCTCCACATATTCCTGACCATGGCCGGGGAAGACTTTCTCTACGCAGGCTGCGCCCTGCTCCAGGGTTACGTTCTCGTCATGGTCACCCAGTTCAGCCTTGGTGCTGGGGGTGAAAATGGGCTCAGGAAGCTGCTGGGACTCTTTGAGACCGGCAGGCAGCTTGATACCGCAGACAGTGCCGTTTTCCTGATAGCTTTCCCAGCCGCTGCCGGTGATGTAGCCACGCACAATGCATTCCATGGGAATCATCTTGAGTTTCCGGCACTTGGTAGTGCGTCCCTGGAACTCATCCTTCTGGAAGAACTCCGGCAAATCTGCCGTGTCCGTGGAAAGCACATGGTTCGGCAGGATATCGCTGGTGAAATCAAACCAGAACCTGGACATCTGGGTGAGGATAGCACCCTTGTCCGTAATATCGTTCTCAAGGATATGGTCAAAGGCCGAAATGCGGTCAGTGGCCACCAATACCAGGCTATCATCCAGGTCATAGATTTCGCGGACCTTGCCGGATTTGAACGGTTTGTACTCTTTCATGAGCTTAGATCGTCTCCCCTTCTCTAATGAGTGATTAACTTGGCTACTCTCCCATAATATATGCAAATCCATTCTCTGTCAATAAAAAGGGACATATGTCCTTGCATTCAAAAATCGTCTGACAAATAAAACTTTACAGCAAAAAAGGACGCCCTCAGGCGTCCCCAGAAAATCATGATATTCCTACTGTTCTTCAAACTGATCCTTGCCTACGCCGCACAAGGGGCAGACAAAATCCTCCGGCAAATCCTCGAACTTCACGCCGGGAGCCAGGTCGTAATCCGCATCTCCCTTTGCCTCATCGTAAATCCAGCCGCATACTGAGCAAACCCATACCTTCATAACAGGCCCTCCTATTCAGATACCATCAACAGACTTTCTTTAATTGGTATCTTCTTCATAGAGAGGTCTTATTCCTGCCTGGTCAGGGCAGTTATCTGCTCAAAATAACTATAAGGCACCTGCATCCTGCCCTCAATCCCTGTTCCCAGTTCAATGCCGGGGCGGTTCGTGCCATGGAAGTCCGTGCCGCCGGTGGGCAGCAGGCTGTACTTGTCTATCATATAGGCGGCAAAAGCCTCGTCCTCGGCGGTGTAGTTGGGATAAAAACGCTCCATGCCGTCCAGCCCCATCTCATGCAGGCGCAGGATAGCCTGCTCCTGCTCGTGGCGTTCAAGCCCCTTTAGACCGATAGCCTTATGGAAATGAGCCAGGGACGTAACTGCCCCTGCTTCGTGAAGCAAAGGCAGGGCTTCCTCAGCAGTGATATTGACATTTATCCCCAGTTCCCTGGCAGCAGGGTCAAGGAAATTGTCCCAGATGGGCTGGGCCCTTTCATACATGTGCAGAGATACCATGAAGCGCATGAGGGCATACCTGTCCACATTGCCTCTGGCAAAGGGACGCACTTTCTCCAGGGAAATGTCAATGCCCTTATCCCGGACAAAATCTATCATCTCAGGAATCCTGGCTTCCTTGATGCCGCGCACTTTCTGATAGAGTTTTCGGAAGGAAGGGTGCTCAGGGTCAAAGCCCAGGCACACGATATGCACCTTATGGCTCTCAAAATCAGCGCTGAGCTCCATGCCGTTGATAAAGCCCACACCGCAGGAAGCAGCAGCCTCAGCCGCCTCCTGGCACCCCAGCATGCTGTCGTGGTCCGTCAGGGCAAAGGCCGCCACCCCCCGCTCTTTTGCCAGCTCAGCCAGCCCTGCGGGGCTGTAGCTGCCATCTGAAATATAGGAATGCACATGCAGGTCAATTATCTTCTCCAACTTGATTGTCCTTTCCCTTGCCCTCTATCAGCTTCTGCTGCATGAGGAAAAAATTATGCACGGCCTCTGCTGCAGGCCTGTTCATGCCGGGAGCAGAGGCCAGTTCCTCCACTCCCGCCGCCTTGATTTTTGCCAAACTGCCGAAATGAGCCCAAAGGGCCTGCCTGCGCTTGGGGCCGATGCCTACGATATGGTCCAGCACAGACACCATATTGCGCTTGCCTCGAAGTTTCCTGTGATAAGTGATGGCAAAGCGGTGAGCTTCATCACGGATGCGCTGGATAAGGTAGAGTGCCTGGCTGTGCCGCGGCAGCACCACGGGTTCGCTCTCACCTTCCCTGAATACCAGTTCAAACTGCTTGGCCAGACCTACCACCGGCACCTGCAGATGCCCTGCCTGCTGCCTGATGATTTCCAAAGCAGAGGAAAGCTGTCCCTTGCCGCCGTCAATGACGATAAGATCCGGCAGTTCTTCCTCTGGCAGCCCCACATAACGGCGGGTGGTGACCTCCCTCATGGAAAGGAAGTCATCAGGCTTGCCTTCGGTGCTCTGGATCTTGAAGCGGCGGTAGTCCTCCTTTTTGGGCAGCCCGCCTTCGAAGACCACCATGGAAGCCACAGTTTCGGAGCCCTGTATATGGGAAATATCGAAACATTCCATGCGGTTGGGCAGCTTCGACAATCCCAGGTACTGCCCCAGTTCCCGCACCGCTCCCATGGTCTGCTCATTGGCCTGCTTGAGCTTGGCTGCCTCGTCCTGCAGGTATTTCTCGGCATTGCTGGCGGCCATGGAGACGATGTCCCGCTTGGTGCCGCGCTGGGGACGGATAAGATGCACCTGGGCCTTGCCCTTCTTCTCCGTCAGCCATTCTTCCAGCAGCAGCTGCTCCTCAGCAGGAATCTCCAAAGGAAGCAGTATCTCCCGCGGCACGAAGGCAGCTCTATGATAATACTGCTGCATGAAAGCCAGCAGTATATCTTCATCCTTTTCTTCCTCGCTGCCTCCCAGCAGGAAATGCTCCCGGCCTATCATCTTGCCGCTGCGTATGAAGAAAATCTCCACGCAGACACCCATTTCAGAGCGGGCCAGTCCGATGGCATCCTGGTCCCCCGCCCCCGTGATGATATTCTGCTTTTCCGCCACCTTCTGCACAGCCAGCAGCTGGTCGCGCAGCCTGGCAGCCAGCTCGAAATTATAATCCTCTGCTGCCTTTTCCATGCGGAAAGTGAGCTCCTTTTCCACCTCATCCGTGCGGCCTTCCAAAAACAGCAGCACCGCCTTGATCATAACCCGATAGTCTTCTTCAGAGACGTTTCCCACACAGGGAGCCAGGCAGCGCTTGATATGGAATTCCAAACAGGGCCTGTCCTGCAGGTGCTTGCAGGTACGCAGGGGAAACAGCCTGCGCAAAAGCTTCAGGCTGTCCTTCACAGCCGTGGCATTGGTATAGGGACCGAAATAGCGGGAGCCATCCCTGGTCAGCCGGCGGGTGATGAAAACACGGGGAAACTCCTCCTGCACCGTGACCTTCACATAGGGATAGCTTTTGTCATCCTTGAGGCTGATATTGTAATGGGGGCGGTGCTTCTTGATGAGGTTGCATTCCAGGATCAGAGCCTCCACCTCAGTGCCGGTCATGATGGTCTCAAAATCCGCAATATGGGATACCATGGCCCGCACCTTGGGAGAGTGGTTCTTATTGCTCTGGAAATACTGCCGTACCCTGTTCTTCAGCACCACGGCCTTGCCTACATAGATAATCCTGCCCTGTTCGTTCTTCATAAGGTAGACCCCGGGGCTGTCCGGCAAAAGCTTCAGTTTTTCTTCCACTATTTCAGTCATTTTCTGTTACTCCAGTACATAGGCACGAACAGCAAATACGTGCAAAGCAAGGGCAAAACAGCTTACTTTTCCCTTAGTTCTGCAACGTCTCTTTCCCGATCTGCTTCAGTCTGAGGTCCGGATATGAACATTGCATCACCAAAAGAGAAGAACCGGTATTTATCTTCCACTGCCGTCTTGTAAGCCTCCAAAATAAATTTGCGGTTCGCAAAAGCACTTATCAGCATAATCAAAGTGGACTTGGGCAGGTGGAAATTGGTGATGATAGCGTCTACGATCTTGAAGTCATAGCCGGGATAGATGAAGATCTGGGTCCAGCCGCTCTTGCCTGCAATCTCATTTTTGGCCGTGGCGGCAGATTCCAGGGTGCGGATAGAAGTAGTGCCCACGGCGATGACACGGTGCCCAGCTTCCTTGGTCTGCTTGATCAGGTCTGCTGTCTCCTGGGGAATGGAATAATATTCCTTGTGCATCTCATGTTCTTCGATTTTTTCCGTGCTGACGGGACGGAAAGTGCCCAGACCTACATGAAGGGTCACAAAGCCCAGGTTGATGCCCATGTCCTTCAGTTCCTGCATCTGTTCCTTGGTGAAGTGCAGGCCTGCCGTGGGAGCGGCAGCGGAACCCTCCTCACGATTGTAAACCGTCTGGTAGCGTTCCTTATCCTCCAGCTTCTCATGGATATAGGGCGGCAGAGGAGTCTCTCCCAGCCTGTCAAGGATCTCTTCAAAAATGCCGTCAAACTTGAATTCCACAATGCGGCCGCCGAAGTCCGTATGGTCAGTAACCACGCAGGAAAGTTCCTCACTGAATTCAATCTCGTTGCCGGGGCGGGCCTTCTTGCCGGGCTTCACCAGAGTTTCCCAATGGGTGGCATCTATGCGGCGCAGCAGGAAGACCTCCACCTTGCCCCCAGTCTGGGCACGATGGCCAATCAGGCGAGCAGGCAGCACGCGGGTGTCATTGAAGATAAGGGTATCACCGGGCACCAAAAATTCCTTGAGGTCGTAGAAATGCTTATGCTGGATAGATTTATCCTGAGGGTTCAGTACCATGAGCCGGGAGGCATTGCGTGGCTCTATGGGAGTCTGGGCAATGCGCTCTTCCGGCAGGTCGTAGTCAAAATCTGATAATAACATGCTTAAAATCCTTCTTTTCCGTGAATCAAGTCAGTATAGTTTTTTCAGCGCCGTATGCTGATAGTAATGCTTCAGTATATCCCGATAACCCTTTCCCGCTTCTGCCCATTTCTTTGCTCCCCATTGGGAAAGTCCCAGGCCGTGGCCCCAGCCATATCCTTCTACCGTGACCTGCTTGTGGCTCATCTTCATATCGAACATGGTGCTGCGCAGCCCCAGCAGGCTGCGCAGGTCATTGCCGCTGACTGCGGCCCTGCCCTTGCTGCCCACGAAGACCACCTGCTTTACCCTGCCGGAAACGGTGCGGTCCTTGCTGCTCTGGCCTATCTTGAGGCTGGACAGCTCTATTCTCTTCAAGTCGCCTATGTCCTTATGGCTGCTCTTGCCAGCCAGGGAAGCCACACGCTCAGCTGTGAAGGTATTCTTCCAGGGCTTGGTATACTTCTCCTTCTCCTCCACTGCCCGGAGATAGGGCAGTTTGCTGCCCCAGACATCTTCGCTGTTTTCCGTCATGCCGCCGGAATCAGTATGGAAAAGAGCATCAATGAGCTGGCCTTGATAAGTCAGCACTTCCCCTACCGTAGCTTCAATGGCCTTATCGGCAGCCGCCTTTTCCGACTTCCGGCCCAGATACTGCTGGCAGTGGTTATTGGCGCAGAGGTCAAAGCCCTCCCCCTCATGGCGCTTGCGATTTTCCAAAGCATAAGTGCGAGCCGCTATTGCCTGGGCTTTCAAAGCCTCGGCGGGCCAGTCAGTGGGCATTTCCTCGGGAACTACCCCCTTCAGATAATCTTCCGTATCCACCACATTGATGAGGGCCAGCTTGCCGTGCCTGACCATGATTTTGGCCGTTCCTCTGTAATCTTTTTGGCTCAAAGTAAAAACATAATCTTTCACATCAGGTGCAGCTTTGATGAAAAGCCCTTCCCCGTTATTCTTCAATTTTTTGCCATTGACTGAAAAATGGCTGCCGCCATGGGTAATGGAAAGCTGGCTTCCTGCGGGCAAGGTCAAAGCTGGTTTTTTCGCATTCCCCTCAAAAACCTGGCTCTTGCAAGGCAGCTTGAGAGTAAGGGCCTCCTGACCATCTATCAGGCCAATGGAAAGCTGTGGCTGCCAGGCCGCCTCTGCAGGCGTCAAGGCAAAGCAGGAAAACAGGCAGGCTAAAGCAAGAACATTTTTTTTCATAAGGCTCCTCCTTCTCCCAAAGCAGCAGCGGCTTCCAGCCGGGCACGTTTTTTGGCCTTGTTTTCCTTTTTCCGTGCCTTGCGGATAGCCTTGGAATATCTCTCTTCTTCAGAAAAAATGCAGCCGCAGTAGGGCTGGCGGTAAAGCTCCAGTTCCTGGCTGATGTCAATGCCCTCCTGCCAGCCGGGACGGAAATCCTCATAATAGAATTTCACGCCGTAGACATCGGCAAAATGCTCTGCTGTGCGGCGCATGAGGTCATGCTGCTGGTAAATGCTGTAAAAAAGCGTGGAGGTAAAGGCTTCAAAGCCCTGCTCTGCGGCAAATTTGGCAGCCTGCTCCAGACGCCAGGTGTAGCACATGGTACAGCGCCCGTTGGGCTCCGTTTCCGCTATCAGCGCCCTTTTCAGGAAGTCACGCAGGCGGTATTCCTCGTCTGTATGGATTTCCAGCTGCACTTTTTCCGCAAACTCTTTGGCGGCCTTCAAGCGCATTTCCCACTCTTTGTAGGGGTGGATATTGGGGTTGAAGAAATAGCCTACGGGCTCAATGCCCTCTTCCCGCAGCTTCTTCACGGGATAGCAGGAACAGGGACCGCAGCACATATGCAGGAGAAGCCTCATCGTCTCACCTCAATCTTTAATCTGTGGGATAGGGAATCCCCAAATGTTCATACCCTGCCCGGGTGACTACACGCCCCCTGGGTGTACGGTTGATAAAACCCAGCTGGATAAGGAAGGGCTCGTATACGTCTTCGATGGTATCCGTAGTCTCGCTGATGGCAGCAGCCAGGGTATCCAGACCCACAGGACCGCCAGCGAATTTCCTGATCATGGTATTCAGCATGCGCCTGTCTGTGTGGTCAAGTCCCACCTCATCCACTTCCAGCATGCGCAGGGCCTTGTCCGCAATCTCATCGGTGATGATGCCCTGCCCCTCTATCTGCGCCACATCACGGACCCGCTTCAGCAGGCGGTTGGCAATGCGGGGGGTGCCGCGGGAACGGCGGGCTATTTCCAGCGCCCCCTGGTCCTCGATGGGAATCTCCAAAATCTCAGCGGCCCGCTTCACAATATGCACCAGTGAATCCGGCGTATAGTATTCCAAACGGGAAATGACACCGAAGCGGTCCCGGAGAGGAGGTGCCAGGGCTCCTGCCTTGGTGGTAGCCCCTATCAGGGTGAAGGGGGCAATATCCAGCCGGATAGAGCGGGCACTTGGCCCCTTGCCGATGATGATATCCAGGGCATAGTCCTCCATGGCGGAGTACAACACCTCTTCCACACTGCGGGAAAGCCTGTGGATCTCATCGATAAAAAGCACATCTCGTTCCTGCAGATTGGTAAGCAGCGCTGCCAGGTCCCCCTGTTTCTCGATGGCGGGACCGGAGGTCTGGCGGAAATTGACCCCCAGCTCATTGGCGATGATGCCGGCCAGGGTAGTCTTGCCCAGTCCCGGGGGGCCATAGAGCAGCACATGGTCCAGGGCATCCCCACGGTTCAGGGCTGCCCTGATGAAAATATCCAGATTGTTCTTGGCCTTGTCCTGGCCTATGTATTCACTGAGCTTCCGGGGGCGCAGGCTGTACTGCCAGTCGTCTGCCATCTGCTCCCCCATGGAGACGATGCGGCTGTCCTCCAGGCTCATATCATTGAAATCTTCCACTGTTCCCCTCCTTAGGCTCTGCTCAAGAATTTAAGGGCCAGCTTGATGATCTCGGCAGAATCCTTGCCTCTGGCGGCCTGTTTCAGGGCCGGAGTGATCTCCGCCTGAGTATAACCCAGAGAAATCAGGGCCGCCTGGGCTTCTGCCACCTTGTCATCCGCCACCTCATCCTCGCTGACCAGCAGCAGTTCCTCTGCTTCGTCGCCCGTGAAGGAAAGCTTGTCCTTCAGCTCCAGCACCAGCCTTTCTGCTGATTTCTTGCCGATGCCAGGCAGCTTGGTAAGAATGGTGAGCTGCTTGTTTTGGATAGCCCGGCTGAGGCCGTCCAGTGTAATGTGGGACAGTATTCCCAGGGCTACTTTGGGACCAATGCCTGAAACGGAAATCAGGAGCTGAAAGGTGTCGTATTCCCTTTGGGTAGCAAAGCCATAAAGCTGCAAAGCATCTTCCCTGACGCTTAAATAAGTGAAAAGCTGTGCTTCCTCATTCAGCCGCAATTCCCTGCGGGTAGCTTCAGAGATAAAGAGCCGATATCCCACGCCATGTACATCCAGGAAGGCATGGTCTGCCATAAGGTATGCAACTTTGCCTCGTAAATAACCAATCATAATCTATATCCTTTGCTGAAATACCTGCTAGAAGATCAGCCCAGCTTATTCCGCCAGGTGATGCTGTTCATGCAGTGAGTGGTACAGATGGCAATGGCCAGGGCATCTGCCGTATCATCGGGATGGGGCGGCTCCCGCAGGTTCAGGATCTTGGTGACCATGTAGATGACCTGCTCCTTGGTAGCCTTGCCATACCCCGTGACAGACTGTTTCACCTGCAGGGGAGTGCGCTCCACCAGCTGCAGGCCATTCTTGGCCGCCGCCAGCAGCACTATCCCCCTGGCCTGCCCCACGGGAATCGCCGTGGTGATATTGCGGTTGAAGAACAGCTGCTCCACGCCCATCACATCAGGCTTGTGCTCCTTGATGAGGGCATCCAGCTCATCGTAGAGCTTCATGAGCCTTTCCTCCATGGGCATCTTGGGACTGGTGGTGATGGCGCCGTAGGCACGGGGCACCAGGCGGCTGCCCACCTGCTCCACAAAGCCGTAGCCGCAGATAGCGGTGCCCGGGTCTATTCCTAATGCTAGCATAAAATCTCCGTATATACGCAAGATAGGCGGCCAAACCGGCCGCCCTTCTCAAATATTATGGGGACAATCAGTCCTCATCAATCTCATGGTTGCTGTAGACGTTCTGGATATCATCATTGTCTTCCAGTGCATCGATGAGAGTCTGCATCTTCTCTGCATCCTTGCCTTCCAGATGAACCGTGTTGTCAGGCACCATGGTAACTTCTGCAGAAGCCGTCTCAATGCCCTTCTCACCCAGAGCTGCTTCGATAGCATCGAAAGCATCCGGCTCAGCCGTGATCTCGAAGACATCCTCATCGACCTTCATGTCATCAGCACCGGCCTCGAGGACAATTTCCATCAGAGCGTCTTCGTCATCGAAGGTTTCCTTCTCAACCAGGAACACAGCCTTCTTCTTGAACATCCAGGCCACGCAGCCATCCTGGCCCA
This genomic interval from Selenomonas sp. AB3002 contains the following:
- the uvrC gene encoding excinuclease ABC subunit UvrC, producing the protein MTEIVEEKLKLLPDSPGVYLMKNEQGRIIYVGKAVVLKNRVRQYFQSNKNHSPKVRAMVSHIADFETIMTGTEVEALILECNLIKKHRPHYNISLKDDKSYPYVKVTVQEEFPRVFITRRLTRDGSRYFGPYTNATAVKDSLKLLRRLFPLRTCKHLQDRPCLEFHIKRCLAPCVGNVSEEDYRVMIKAVLLFLEGRTDEVEKELTFRMEKAAEDYNFELAARLRDQLLAVQKVAEKQNIITGAGDQDAIGLARSEMGVCVEIFFIRSGKMIGREHFLLGGSEEEKDEDILLAFMQQYYHRAAFVPREILLPLEIPAEEQLLLEEWLTEKKGKAQVHLIRPQRGTKRDIVSMAASNAEKYLQDEAAKLKQANEQTMGAVRELGQYLGLSKLPNRMECFDISHIQGSETVASMVVFEGGLPKKEDYRRFKIQSTEGKPDDFLSMREVTTRRYVGLPEEELPDLIVIDGGKGQLSSALEIIRQQAGHLQVPVVGLAKQFELVFREGESEPVVLPRHSQALYLIQRIRDEAHRFAITYHRKLRGKRNMVSVLDHIVGIGPKRRQALWAHFGSLAKIKAAGVEELASAPGMNRPAAEAVHNFFLMQQKLIEGKGKDNQVGEDN
- a CDS encoding PHP domain-containing protein codes for the protein MEKIIDLHVHSYISDGSYSPAGLAELAKERGVAAFALTDHDSMLGCQEAAEAAASCGVGFINGMELSADFESHKVHIVCLGFDPEHPSFRKLYQKVRGIKEARIPEMIDFVRDKGIDISLEKVRPFARGNVDRYALMRFMVSLHMYERAQPIWDNFLDPAARELGINVNITAEEALPLLHEAGAVTSLAHFHKAIGLKGLERHEQEQAILRLHEMGLDGMERFYPNYTAEDEAFAAYMIDKYSLLPTGGTDFHGTNRPGIELGTGIEGRMQVPYSYFEQITALTRQE
- a CDS encoding phosphoribosylaminoimidazolesuccinocarboxamide synthase; translated protein: MKEYKPFKSGKVREIYDLDDSLVLVATDRISAFDHILENDITDKGAILTQMSRFWFDFTSDILPNHVLSTDTADLPEFFQKDEFQGRTTKCRKLKMIPMECIVRGYITGSGWESYQENGTVCGIKLPAGLKESQQLPEPIFTPSTKAELGDHDENVTLEQGAACVEKVFPGHGQEYVEKIRDYTIAIYKKCAEYAKSKGIIIADTKFEFGVDEEGNIVIGDEMLTPDSSRFWPLEGYEAGHGQPSYDKQFVRDWLKANPDKGYKLPQDIIDKTIAKYKEAYKMLTGKDFN
- a CDS encoding rubredoxin, whose translation is MKVWVCSVCGWIYDEAKGDADYDLAPGVKFEDLPEDFVCPLCGVGKDQFEEQ
- a CDS encoding SpoIID/LytB domain-containing protein yields the protein MKKNVLALACLFSCFALTPAEAAWQPQLSIGLIDGQEALTLKLPCKSQVFEGNAKKPALTLPAGSQLSITHGGSHFSVNGKKLKNNGEGLFIKAAPDVKDYVFTLSQKDYRGTAKIMVRHGKLALINVVDTEDYLKGVVPEEMPTDWPAEALKAQAIAARTYALENRKRHEGEGFDLCANNHCQQYLGRKSEKAAADKAIEATVGEVLTYQGQLIDALFHTDSGGMTENSEDVWGSKLPYLRAVEEKEKYTKPWKNTFTAERVASLAGKSSHKDIGDLKRIELSSLKIGQSSKDRTVSGRVKQVVFVGSKGRAAVSGNDLRSLLGLRSTMFDMKMSHKQVTVEGYGWGHGLGLSQWGAKKWAEAGKGYRDILKHYYQHTALKKLY
- the purE gene encoding 5-(carboxyamino)imidazole ribonucleotide mutase produces the protein MKTAILMGSDSDWPILKPAVEVLKQFGIEPVVEVASAHRTPDKVRNFVTKAVEDGVGVFIVAAGAAAHLAGVVASYTTRPVIGVPINATPLNGMDALLSTVQMPSGVPVATMAVNGAKNAAILAVEIFSVADAALQQKLADYREEMVQGVEKKAARVAAQL
- a CDS encoding epoxyqueuosine reductase QueH: MRLLLHMCCGPCSCYPVKKLREEGIEPVGYFFNPNIHPYKEWEMRLKAAKEFAEKVQLEIHTDEEYRLRDFLKRALIAETEPNGRCTMCYTWRLEQAAKFAAEQGFEAFTSTLFYSIYQQHDLMRRTAEHFADVYGVKFYYEDFRPGWQEGIDISQELELYRQPYCGCIFSEEERYSKAIRKARKKENKAKKRARLEAAAALGEGGAL
- the purF gene encoding amidophosphoribosyltransferase, with product MYENDCALKPQWHEECGVYGVYSRTEDVSTMTYLGLYALQHRGQESAGIAITDGAWMDVSRGMGLVNEVFRHQVPHMENQTIAIGHVRYSTTGSSLLANTQPLLVNYARGKIALAHNGNLTNAAAIRADLEEQGTIFQTSIDSEVFVNLIARSRQETIEEKIIESLKQIKGAYCLTIMTESKLIGARDPQGFRPLCLGKTEEGSYILSSESCGLDVVGAEFIRDILPGEMVVIDDEGVKSFPFATEEKKASCVFEYIYFARPDSVIDGQSVHEARFMMGRQLARESGFKGDVVISVPDSGTTAATGFAYESGIPFMEGLIKNRYIGRTFIQPTQKKRDTAVKLKLNAISAAVKGKSVIMVDDSIVRGTTSGKIVKMLKDAGAKEVHMCVSSPPIGYPCYYGIDTSIRKELIAATKSVEEIRQFIGADSLHFLSLEGLKKCMMDVHPEDMCYACFNKAYPIEDGEKPAGNSKYVFEHPKC
- the queA gene encoding tRNA preQ1(34) S-adenosylmethionine ribosyltransferase-isomerase QueA — protein: MLLSDFDYDLPEERIAQTPIEPRNASRLMVLNPQDKSIQHKHFYDLKEFLVPGDTLIFNDTRVLPARLIGHRAQTGGKVEVFLLRRIDATHWETLVKPGKKARPGNEIEFSEELSCVVTDHTDFGGRIVEFKFDGIFEEILDRLGETPLPPYIHEKLEDKERYQTVYNREEGSAAAPTAGLHFTKEQMQELKDMGINLGFVTLHVGLGTFRPVSTEKIEEHEMHKEYYSIPQETADLIKQTKEAGHRVIAVGTTSIRTLESAATAKNEIAGKSGWTQIFIYPGYDFKIVDAIITNFHLPKSTLIMLISAFANRKFILEAYKTAVEDKYRFFSFGDAMFISGPQTEADRERDVAELREK
- the ruvB gene encoding Holliday junction branch migration DNA helicase RuvB, which translates into the protein MSLEDSRIVSMGEQMADDWQYSLRPRKLSEYIGQDKAKNNLDIFIRAALNRGDALDHVLLYGPPGLGKTTLAGIIANELGVNFRQTSGPAIEKQGDLAALLTNLQERDVLFIDEIHRLSRSVEEVLYSAMEDYALDIIIGKGPSARSIRLDIAPFTLIGATTKAGALAPPLRDRFGVISRLEYYTPDSLVHIVKRAAEILEIPIEDQGALEIARRSRGTPRIANRLLKRVRDVAQIEGQGIITDEIADKALRMLEVDEVGLDHTDRRMLNTMIRKFAGGPVGLDTLAAAISETTDTIEDVYEPFLIQLGFINRTPRGRVVTRAGYEHLGIPYPTD